One Nicotiana tomentosiformis chromosome 4, ASM39032v3, whole genome shotgun sequence genomic window carries:
- the LOC104084960 gene encoding MYB-like transcription factor EOBI, with protein MRKGRLVKSTSSNSSNEDAFELRKGPWTTEEDNLLINHVTSHGEGRWNALAKSSGLKRTGKSCRLRWLNYLKPDVKRGNLSPQEQLLILELHSKWGNRWSKIAEHLPGRTDNEIKNYWRTRVQKQARQLKVDSNSTKFLEAIRSFWIPRLLEKMEQYCPSSSSPSFSSFSDIEKQNSALPSSLINEQESLQSLINPKPNTCQEISPRFYSPESKSMAENATSFTGNSVYSNSTQEDCYHLETSSSYFEEQPYFSALESQDMSISEYNGMAEANWFTDQLWNIDEFWQFRNIGDVGISSQKLCH; from the exons ATGAGAAAAGGGAGATTAGTCAAGAGCACAAGTAGTAATTCCTCAAATGAAGATGCATTTGAGTTAAGAAAAGGGCCATGGACTACTGAGGAAGACAACCTTCTTATTAATCATGTAACTAGCCATGGCGAGGGTCGTTGGAATGCCTTAGCCAAATCTTCTG GATTGAAGAGAACAGGGAAAAGTTGTAGGTTGAGATGGTTGAATTACTTGAAACCTGATGTTAAACGAGGAAACCTTAGCCCACAAGAACAACTCTTAATCCTTGAACTCCACTCTAAATGGGGAAACAG GTGGTCGAAAATAGCAGAGCATTTACCTGGAAGAACAGATAATGAGATTAAGAATTATTGGAGAACAAGGGTGCAAAAACAAGCGCGACAACTTAAGGTTGATTCTAACAGTACAAAGTTTCTTGAAGCAATTAGGAGTTTTTGGATACCTAGGTTGCTTGAGAAAATGGAGCAATATTGTCCCTCTTCATCAtccccttctttttcttcattttccgATATTGAAAAGCAGAATTCTGCTCTTCCTTCTTCCTTAATCAACGAGCAAGAATCTTTGCAATCACTAATAAATCCAAAACCAAATACATGTCAGGAAATTAGTCCAAGATTTTACTCACCAGAATCCAAAAGTATGGCAGAAAATGCCACTAGCTTTACTGGTAACTCTGTTTACAGCAATTCAACTCAAGAAGATTGTTATCATTTGGAGACTAGCAGCAGCTATTTTGAGGAGCAACCATATTTTTCAGCACTAGAATCTCAAGATATGTCCATCTCAGAGTATAATGGGATGGCAGAAGCCAATTGGTTTACGGACCAATTGTGGAACATTGATGAGTTCTGGCAATTCAGAAATATAGGAGATGTTGGCATCTCAAGTCAGAAGCTGTGTCACTGA
- the LOC138909458 gene encoding uncharacterized protein, with amino-acid sequence MVRTSTGETPTEVEIPSLRIIQEAELSDAEWVQSRYEQLALIDGKRMSVVCLGQLYQNRMARAFNKRIRPRQFTPGHLVLKRIFPHQDEAKGKFSPNWQGPYMVPRVLIGEALILAEMDGEIWPKPINDAV; translated from the coding sequence atggttcgcacatcaactggggaaactcctaccgaagtagaaatcccttctctgagaatcatacaagaagccgaGCTCAGCGACGCAGAATGGGTACAGAGCCGATATGAGCAACTGGccctcattgatggaaaaagaatgagtGTAGTATGTCTCGGTCAACTCTACCAAaacagaatggcaagagctttcaacaaaaggatcagaccaaggcaattcacaccggggcattTAGTGCTAAAGCGAATTTttccgcatcaagatgaagctaaAGGGAagttttcacccaattggcaaggtccctacatggttcCTCGAGTACTAATAGGAGaggcacttatacttgcagaaatggacggagaaatttggccaaaacctatcaacgaCGCAGTCTAA
- the LOC138909459 gene encoding uncharacterized protein — protein sequence MDPLKYIFQKPMPTEKLAKWQILLSEFDIIYVTHKAVKGQVLADHLAENPVDGEYESLKMYFPDKEVLFVGEDIIEAYDGWRMFFDGAANLKGVGIGAVLVSKTGQHYPVSAKLRFPCTNNMEENEAFILGLRLAIDMNVQELLVIGDSDLLVHQVSGEWSMKNTKILPYMYCVQELIKRFTKIEFKHVPRIQNKFADALATLSSMIQHPDKNCIDPIPVGIHKQPTYCAHVEEESDGNPWFHDIK from the coding sequence ATGGACCCGTtgaaatacatcttccagaaacccatgcctaccgAAAAGTTGGCAAAATGGCAaatattgctgagtgagttcgacatcatctatgtaactcacaaggcagtcaaagggcaagtattggcagatcatttggcagaaaatcctgtagatggagaatacgaatcattgaaaatgtattttcccgaCAAGGAAGTATTATTTGTGGGAGAAGACATCATTGAAGCATacgatggttggagaatgttcttcgacggagccgCGAACTTAAAAGGAGTAGGTATTGGAGCTGTCTTAGTATCAAAAACTGGCCAGcactatccggtatccgcaaaactcaggtttccatgtaccaacaatatggaagaaaatgaggcttttatcttgggactcaggttggccattgacatgaatgttcaggagttGCTAGTGATTGGAGATTCCGATCTCTTGGTACATCAGGTTTCAGGAGAGTGGTCTATGAAGAACACTAAGATATTACCATATATGTACTGTGtgcaagagctgatcaagagattcacgaagatagaattcaaacacgTTCCGAGGATTCAGAAtaagttcgcagatgcattagccactctatcttccatgatacaacacccagacaagaattgcATCGACCCTATCCCAGTAGGAATTCATAAGCAACcaacttattgtgctcatgttgaagaagaaagtgatggaaatccatggttccatgacatcaaaTAA